AACGCAGCAACAGGATCCGCTTCTCCCGCGGGGGCAGCCGCTCCAGCAGGGGTTTGAGCGACTCGCGGTATTCGACGCCCTCCAGGGAGTCGTCCACGATCCCGAGGGAGTCGGCCACCGCCGGTGCGTCGTCGTCACCGGAGTCGGGCGCGTCGAGGGAGACCGTGGAGTAGGCGTTGGCCGACTCCAGCCCTTCGAGCACCTCCTCCTCGCTCATCTTCAGGAACGTGGCCAGCTCGGCCACGGTCGGCGCGCGCCCCTCCCGCTGGGAGAGCTCGCTGATCGCCTTGGTGAGCGAGAGCTTGAGCTCCTGCAGCCGGCGCGGCACGCGGACCGCCCAGCCCTTGTCGCGGAAGTGGCGTTTGATCTCGCCCACGATCGTCGGGGTCGCGTAGGTGGAGAACTCCACCCCGCGGCCGAGATCGAAGCGGTCGATCGACTTGATCAGCCCGATGGTCGCGACCTGTGTGAGGTCGTCCAGCCACTCGCCCCGGTTACGGAACCGGCGGGCGAGGTATTCGACGAGGGGGAGGTGGAGCTCGACGAGCTCGTCACGGATGCGCTGACGCCGCGGGTCGTCGGAGGTCAACTCCACCAGTTCCGCGAAGAGCAGGCGCGCACGCACCCGGTCGGGCACCGCGTGGTCGCTGGCGGCCATGGCACGAGTCCTTTCCGTCACGCCGGCCTCGCCGCGCCTCGGCGCTTGCGGAGGACGATCGCCATACGGTCGGGGGAGTCGGTTACGGCATCCACATCATCGGCCAGGGCGGTGAGCACCATCCACGCGAAGTCGTCGCGCTTCGGGGGTGTGCTCCCCACTGTGCTGACCTCGACCCGCACTTTCATCAGCTGCCCGGTGAGCTCGAACTCGGCGGTCAGATCGGTGCCGGGAACGGCCTGGGTCAGCAACATCGCACACGCCTCGTCGACCGCGATCCGAAGATCCTCGATCTCGTCCAGCGTGAAGTCCAGCCGTACGGCGAGCGCGGCTGTCGCCGTACGCAGCACGGACAGATAGGCACTCGTCGCCGGCAGCCGGACGCTCACCACGTCACGGATCCCGCCCATGCCGACCGCGGGCGCCTCGGTGTGTTCGGTCACGTTCCTCCTCGCAGAGTCGCTGACTGCAACCTACAGCCCTGAGACGGTAGTTGGCCCGCTTGGACTCGCGATCGAGGCGATTTGCCACCGTCAAGAACCCCTGAAGATACGCAAAAAGGGGCACTGTACTTATGACGGCTCCGGCGCATCGCGGTCCGGCCCGTGCCGGACGGCGCCGACGCGCCGGGATCCGGCCTGTCAGGCGAGGCCGGGGCCTCACGGCCCGGACGTCGTGCCGGCGGCGGCGCGTCCTCGCGGGCCCCGATCCGGATCAAGGGAGTGTCCCGGGGACATTTCCTTGATCCGGACCACCGGTGCCCTCTCACGACATCGTTGTGAGGGTTTTAAGCGGCCTTGGTCTCCCAGAAGATCTTGGAGATGTCGTCGATCTTGCCGAGGAGCTCGTCGGCCTTGGCGACGTCGACCGTGCCCTTGCCGCCGGCCGCGCCCGCGAGCTTGGTGGCCTCCCAGAACAGCTGGTGCAGCTGCGGGTAGGTCTCCAGGTGCGGGGGCTTGAAGTAGTCGGTCCACAGCACCCACAGGTGGTGCTTGACCAGCTCGGCCCGCTCCTCCTTGATGCTGAGCGCACGGGAGCGGAACACCGGGTCCTCGTTTCCGGCGTACTTCTCCATGATGGCCTTGACGGATTCGGCCTCGATGCGGGCCTGGGCCGGGTCGTACACGCCACAGGGCAGGTCGCAGTGCGCCGAGGCGATGTGCTTGGGACGCAGAAGTCGTGCGAGCATCGGAAATCCTTCCTTGGTGCCAGGTTCAGAATGGTCCGGTTAACGACCTTACTCGTCTCCGAATGCCCGCGTGGGAGGGGGTTACGCTCCATGAGAGTCCGTGTCGCGGGAGAGTCGATGCTGCCCGCGCTGCGACCGGGCGACTGGCTCTGGGTACGGCGCGGCGCGACCGTGCGGCCCGGGGACCTGGTCGTCGCCCGGCTGCCGTCCGACCCCGCCGTGCTCATCGTCAAGCGCGCCGCGTGGGAGGAGGACGGCGGCTGGTGGCTGGAGAGCGACAACCAGCGCGCGCCCGGCCGGCGCGACAGCTGGGACTTCGGGGCGCTGCCGCTCTCGTCGATCGTCGGCAGGGTGGTGCTGCGCTACCGGCCGGGCTTCTGGCGGGCCAGGTAGGCCCCGGCCCGGGGCCCTCGCGGGCTCACCGACGGTCTTCAGGTGGGCCCGGCTGGTCTTCTGGTATGCCCGGCAGGCGGCGACCTCAGGGGCCTCGGGCTTTACTGGCCGACCTTCTGGCGGGCCCGGTAGGCGGCGACGTTGGCCCGGCTGGCGCACCGCTCCGAGCAGTAGCGGCGCGACCGGTTGGAGGAGGTGTCGAGGTAGGCCCTGCGGCAGGGCGGCGCCTGGCAGAGGCCGAGCCGGTCGACGCCGAGGTCGGTGATCATGGTGGCGAGTCCCATCACCGCGCCCACCGCGTACTGGTCGGCCATCCGGCCGCCCTCGGTGAGGTGCAGGTGCCAGCGCTCGCCGTCGTGACCGGAGATCTGCGGCTGGACCGGGTGGTGGATCAGCAGCGAGTTGAGCCGGTCGACCACCGCCTCCTCGTCGCCCGCCTCGGCGGTCTCGAACACGATCATCAGCTCCTCGCGCAGGTCGCGCAGGGCTTCCAGGTCGCTCCTGGTGATTCGGCAGCCGGGCCGGTAGCGGCCGCCCTCTTCCAGGAGCAGGCGCAGCCCTTCGAGGCCGGTCAGCCGGTCGGGGCTGTTGATCAGTAGTACGGCCAGCTCCGCGTAGGAGGTCAGGTCCATCTGGGGATCCGTCGATGTAAGAGGCGGCATGGATTTTGAGTATTACACGATGTGGTGAGGTTAACACCGGGACGGCGAAAGTGAGTGACCTCCTCCATCGGAGGCAGTCTCAACATGTGGCACAATCGAGCAACGGGTGACCCCCGTACCCCTCCAGGCGACCGTGCTCAGTGAGCAGGCCCCGAGCGGCTACCGAAGCCCGGGACAGGCTTCCTCCGGCCGCTTCCGAAGGAAATATCCGTCTGTCTGACTGAACTACAGGGGTCGCTGTGGCTGTTATGCCATCCTCCATCTCCCTCGAGGCTCTCGAGGCGCTCGATCTGGATCCGGCCTTCGCCCTGCACCGCGGGGGCAAGCTGGAGGTCCGCTCCACCGTCCCGGTCCGCGACGCCGACGACCTGGCACTCGCCTACACGCCGGGGGTGGCCAGGGTCTGCAGCGCGATCGCCGACGAGCCCGAGCTGGCCAAGGACTACACCTGGATCTCCAACGTGGTCGCCGTCGTCTCGGACGGCACCGCGGTGCTCGGCCTCGGGGACATCGGGCCCGCCGCCGCCATGCCGGTCATGGAGGGCAAGGCCCTGCTGTTCAAGCAGTTCGCGGGGGTCGACGCGGTGCCCATCTGCCTCGACTGCACCGACGTGGACGCGCTGGTCGAGACGGTCGTCCGGCTCGCCCCCTCCTTCGGGGGGATCAACCTCGAGGACATCAGCGCGCCCCGCTGCTTCGAGATCGAGTCGCGCCTCCGCGAGCTCCTCGACATCCCCGTCTTCCACGACGACCAGCACGGCACCGCGATCGTCACGCTGGCCGCGCTGAAGAACGCCGCGCGGCTGACCGGCCGCTCGCTGGGAGAGCTGCGGGTCGTGGTCGCCGGCGCCGGCGCCTCCGGGATCGCGGTCAGCAGGATCCTGCTCAACGCGGGCATCGGCGACATCGCGGTGGCCGACTCCAAGGGCCTCATCTACGAGGGCCGCGACGGGCTCAACCCGGTGAAGGAGGCCCTGGCGCGCGACAGCAACCGGGCGGGCCTGCGCGGTTCCACCGAGCAGGCGCTGGCGGGGGCCGACGTGTTCGTCGGGCTGTCGGGCTCGACGATCTCCGAGGCGGCCATCGCGTCGATGGCCTCCGGTTCGATCGTCTTCGCGCTGTCCAACCCGACGCCCGAGGTGCGGCCGGACATCGCGCGCAAGTACGCGCACGTGGTCGCGACCGGCCGCTCCGACTTCCCCAACCAGATCAACAACGTGCTGGCCTTCCCCGGCGTCTTCCGCGGGGCGCTCGACGTCCGCGCCACCACGATCACCGAGAACATGAAGGTCGCCGCCGCCGAGGCGCTGGCCGGGGTCGTCGGGGACGGCGACCTGTCGGCCGACTGCGTGATCCCCAGCCCGTTCGACGAGCGCGTCGCCCCGGCGGTCATCGCCGCCGTCTCCGCGCAGGCCCGCGCCGACGGGGTCGCCCGCCTCTAGGCCACCACCTCTCCGGCCCGCGGTCGCCGACCGGCCCCCGCTCCTCGCGGGATGGGTGATCCCGCCGTACGGCCGGAAGCGCGGCCCCGCATCCCATACCGATCGCGCTCACCAGGCCCCACGCACCAGGTCCATGCTCCAGGCCACACGCTCACCAGGCACGCGATCGCGGACGCCCCCCGCCCGACCGGCGGGGGGCGTCCGTGCTTTCCGGAAACCCCGATATTCGTCACGGATCGTGCTATAAAAAGAGCTCTCAGTTACCTATGCCGGTAAGGCGTGCATCAGGTAGTCGATGCGCGCACGGCCGGATCACGCGCGCCGTCGGCACGCGGATGGTTCTCACGGTGAGGGGAGCTATGGAACGCGAGCCCAACCGACTACTTCAGCGGCTCATCGCCGAGGCGGGCTTCACCCACAAGGGGCTGGCCCGCCGGCTCAACGATCTCGGCGCGGCTCGCGGCCTGTCCGGTCTGAGATACGACCACAGTTCCGTGCTGCGCTGGCTCGCGGGCCAGCGGCCGAGAGACCCGGTCACGGGGCTGCTCGCCGAGATCTTCGCGCTTCGGCTCGGCAGGGCGGTGAGTCCCGAGGATCTCGGCCTGCCGGCCGTCCTGAC
This region of Streptosporangium sp. NBC_01495 genomic DNA includes:
- the sodN gene encoding superoxide dismutase, Ni encodes the protein MLARLLRPKHIASAHCDLPCGVYDPAQARIEAESVKAIMEKYAGNEDPVFRSRALSIKEERAELVKHHLWVLWTDYFKPPHLETYPQLHQLFWEATKLAGAAGGKGTVDVAKADELLGKIDDISKIFWETKAA
- a CDS encoding anti-sigma factor; the protein is MTEHTEAPAVGMGGIRDVVSVRLPATSAYLSVLRTATAALAVRLDFTLDEIEDLRIAVDEACAMLLTQAVPGTDLTAEFELTGQLMKVRVEVSTVGSTPPKRDDFAWMVLTALADDVDAVTDSPDRMAIVLRKRRGAARPA
- a CDS encoding S24 family peptidase — protein: MRVRVAGESMLPALRPGDWLWVRRGATVRPGDLVVARLPSDPAVLIVKRAAWEEDGGWWLESDNQRAPGRRDSWDFGALPLSSIVGRVVLRYRPGFWRAR
- a CDS encoding NAD(P)-dependent malic enzyme, which encodes MPSSISLEALEALDLDPAFALHRGGKLEVRSTVPVRDADDLALAYTPGVARVCSAIADEPELAKDYTWISNVVAVVSDGTAVLGLGDIGPAAAMPVMEGKALLFKQFAGVDAVPICLDCTDVDALVETVVRLAPSFGGINLEDISAPRCFEIESRLRELLDIPVFHDDQHGTAIVTLAALKNAARLTGRSLGELRVVVAGAGASGIAVSRILLNAGIGDIAVADSKGLIYEGRDGLNPVKEALARDSNRAGLRGSTEQALAGADVFVGLSGSTISEAAIASMASGSIVFALSNPTPEVRPDIARKYAHVVATGRSDFPNQINNVLAFPGVFRGALDVRATTITENMKVAAAEALAGVVGDGDLSADCVIPSPFDERVAPAVIAAVSAQARADGVARL
- a CDS encoding CGNR zinc finger domain-containing protein, producing the protein MDLTSYAELAVLLINSPDRLTGLEGLRLLLEEGGRYRPGCRITRSDLEALRDLREELMIVFETAEAGDEEAVVDRLNSLLIHHPVQPQISGHDGERWHLHLTEGGRMADQYAVGAVMGLATMITDLGVDRLGLCQAPPCRRAYLDTSSNRSRRYCSERCASRANVAAYRARQKVGQ
- a CDS encoding RNA polymerase sigma factor SigF, with product MTERTRAMAASDHAVPDRVRARLLFAELVELTSDDPRRQRIRDELVELHLPLVEYLARRFRNRGEWLDDLTQVATIGLIKSIDRFDLGRGVEFSTYATPTIVGEIKRHFRDKGWAVRVPRRLQELKLSLTKAISELSQREGRAPTVAELATFLKMSEEEVLEGLESANAYSTVSLDAPDSGDDDAPAVADSLGIVDDSLEGVEYRESLKPLLERLPPREKRILLLRFFGNMTQSQIATELGISQMHVSRLLARTLAQLREGLTVDD